The Candidatus Cloacimonadota bacterium sequence AGTTATTATGGCGAGTCCGAGAAGCTGGTCAAGAATTCCTTTGATTTGATGCACAAGATGTCTGTCGAAATGGATAATCCCCCGGTGTTTCTCATCAATGAAGCTGATCAGCTTGTTCATAATAGAAGCGAAAGGAATAGCTATGGTTCCAGAACAGATAACTCAATTCAAAACATCATCCTGGAGGCAATGGAGAGCTTTCCGGGGATAATGATTCTCACCACAAATCTGGATGAAAACATCGATGAAGCATATTTCCGCAGGTTTAACCTGAAACTAAAGTTCAATCCACCCGATCTCCCTTGCCGCATAATGCTCTGGAAGCTACACGTTAGTAAAGATATCCCTGGTGCGACAGACATCGATATTGAATATCTGGCAAAGACCTACGAATTCACAGGCGGACAGATAGCCCTTGTCGTGAATAATGCGTGTAGTGAAGCCATTACTCGCTCTGGTAAGTTTAAACGCCTCACGATGGCCGATATCGTCAAATACGCTGCTCTTGAGCAGCCCTGGGCAGGCAATAACTCAACAAAGATTATAGGATTTTAGGAGGAGCAAATGTCGTTTGTTCATTTGCATGTTCACACTGAATACAGTTGGCTCGATGGCGCATGCCAGATAGAAAAGCTGGTCAAAAGAGCCAAGGAGCTAAAGATGCCTGCGGTAGCAATTACAGACAGAAATTCAATAGCCGGAGCAGTAAGGTTTAGTCAGAAGTGTCATGAAGAAGGCATAAAACCCATCATTGGACTGGAGATCAGTGTTCTGAACAATATGAGCGATGGCAGAGCCTTCTCTTTGATCCTCATAGCACAAAATATGGTAGGATTTCACAATCTCGCCAGATTGATCAGTCTTGCCCATGAGTATGACAGCACTGACCCTAAGATTTGTAAAAGCCAGTTAGCAGCGCATAATGAAGGGTTGCTTTGTTTCTCATTCAGCGTCGTGGGAGAACTGGGTACTCTCCTTCTTGAAGATAAGCAGGATGATGCTCTTCAAACCATCGAGTGGTACAAGTCTGTCTTTAGTGACAGGTACTATCTGGAGTTTCAGAATCATGGATTACCCAAGGAAGCAATTGCCATGAATCTGCTACTGAACCTGGCGTTCCAAACTAAGACTCAGGTGGTATTGACAAACGACTGCCATTATATAGATAAGCGACAACCTGAAGCAATCGATGCCTTGAATTGCATGCGCCTGGGAATGGACTTCAAATCTGCTGAGAGCAAGCGTTTTGCCTGCAATGAATACTATTTCAAAACACCCCAGGAGATGAAAAAGCTCATCGATCATCCTCCACATGCTATTTCGAATACCCTCACAATTGCTGAGAGTATTGAACTTGATCTCTTGTCTGAGCTCCCCATACAGATGAATCATAATGTTTCGGACATCCTCGATAAAGTGCAGCAGTGCAGACTTCCTGAATGCACTTATTTATCATATAAAGCCAAGAACAAAGTCAACTTACACATTCCATCTGGCATGCTGGATGATTTAGTTGAAACTGTGCAAAACGGCTTCAATGACTTTCAAATCGTACCCGTAAGCACATATGGTCGCTATTCCACAAAAAACCTGTTTAGTGCTGTGGCCAGGGTATTAGGTGTCTCTGAAGACAAAATAGAATGGCTGACTGATATGATGCCAAAGTACTCAAAGTCTGTTTTTGATGCGATAATGCAATCTATTGATTTCTCTTGTTTCGCCTTGGAAAACTATCTCTACTCAAAGGCAGTAAGCATTACATCGTACTTA is a genomic window containing:
- a CDS encoding PHP domain-containing protein; its protein translation is MSFVHLHVHTEYSWLDGACQIEKLVKRAKELKMPAVAITDRNSIAGAVRFSQKCHEEGIKPIIGLEISVLNNMSDGRAFSLILIAQNMVGFHNLARLISLAHEYDSTDPKICKSQLAAHNEGLLCFSFSVVGELGTLLLEDKQDDALQTIEWYKSVFSDRYYLEFQNHGLPKEAIAMNLLLNLAFQTKTQVVLTNDCHYIDKRQPEAIDALNCMRLGMDFKSAESKRFACNEYYFKTPQEMKKLIDHPPHAISNTLTIAESIELDLLSELPIQMNHNVSDILDKVQQCRLPECTYLSYKAKNKVNLHIPSGMLDDLVETVQNGFNDFQIVPVSTYGRYSTKNLFSAVARVLGVSEDKIEWLTDMMPKYSKSVFDAIMQSIDFSCFALENYLYSKAVSITSYLEGVFEYIGYMPTVFAIVPNNAPLPIVPRNQSLPYSQFDIHALEQLGYPILYIFELDALIDMQNCLALIKENRGLSINPDTIPLNDVITYALIAKGETEGVFHLDAKRSRQALQKFIPCCFDELMAFIVLNTVKPDKRFNDYINRRRKMQAYPHPILKSILAETYGMIIYHEQTVDIVQQIAGYTDVEAKQFKRLLIHGKPKAINLILEIFSAKAFEKGIPEPIISHAVSLLRRYGRKAFPMYHAETLTKIAYHSAWLKANFSVEFDETYKDTKTDSKEES